A part of Nitrospirae bacterium CG2_30_53_67 genomic DNA contains:
- a CDS encoding transcription antitermination factor NusB: MGKRRKSRALTLQLLYQYEIRKEPPMELLKEFWKGQKSLDKDIRSFAESIFIGTVEQIEKIDLLISELSLHWKLSRISMVDKNILRLAIYEICFREDIPEKVTIDEAIELARQYSGDDAGSFINGILDKVLKEKERYMEKYSLI; this comes from the coding sequence ATGGGCAAGAGACGAAAGAGCAGGGCGCTGACCCTTCAGCTCCTTTATCAATATGAAATCCGCAAGGAGCCTCCCATGGAACTGCTTAAAGAGTTCTGGAAGGGACAGAAAAGCCTGGACAAGGATATTCGATCCTTTGCCGAGTCCATCTTCATCGGCACCGTGGAACAGATCGAAAAGATCGACCTGCTGATCTCAGAGCTTTCGCTCCATTGGAAACTTTCCCGCATTTCGATGGTCGACAAGAACATCCTACGTCTCGCAATCTATGAGATCTGTTTCCGGGAAGACATTCCGGAAAAGGTCACGATTGATGAGGCCATTGAGCTGGCCAGGCAGTACAGCGGGGATGACGCAGGCTCCTTTATCAACGGGATTCTGGACAAGGTGCTGAAAGAAAAGGAACGGTACATGGAAAAATATTCACTC